In a genomic window of Pseudoalteromonas xiamenensis:
- the earP gene encoding elongation factor P maturation arginine rhamnosyltransferase EarP, whose translation MKYTWDIFCDVIDNFGDIGVTWRLAKEIAARELGAVRLWVNDFSSFGAMLPELDNVTSYQTQGVSIEYWPNKFPPNVVPATYVIEAFACDLPSSYVESMPRETKIWLNLEYLSAESWVESCHGMSSGANTVPKYFFFPGFTPKTGGVIVEKNYQSRLSAFEPSTYWQRQGIPTPSSNELRLSVFTYETQSWHATLEALSKVSRPVSLIVPTGRSLNSLLPLFTKETSCYKYKNIRLYTVPFSTQEHYDELLWSCDINFVRGEDSFVRAQLAGKPFVWHIYKQDEDAHLDKLTAFLDLAQVPSCVKSFHVAFNRDDLQLDTASCLFEQIPNWLQWSQDWQEKRINCEDLVTQLVKFLNSKV comes from the coding sequence ATGAAGTACACTTGGGATATATTCTGTGATGTCATCGATAATTTTGGCGACATTGGCGTAACTTGGCGTTTGGCTAAGGAAATAGCGGCTCGCGAACTAGGGGCTGTTCGCCTTTGGGTAAATGACTTTAGTAGTTTCGGCGCAATGCTTCCAGAATTGGATAACGTCACCAGTTACCAAACACAAGGCGTTTCAATTGAGTATTGGCCAAACAAATTTCCTCCTAATGTTGTCCCTGCAACGTACGTCATAGAAGCATTCGCGTGTGACTTGCCAAGCTCTTACGTTGAAAGTATGCCACGAGAAACTAAAATTTGGCTAAACCTTGAATACTTAAGCGCTGAATCGTGGGTCGAATCCTGTCATGGTATGAGTTCTGGCGCCAATACAGTCCCAAAATACTTTTTCTTTCCCGGCTTTACACCGAAAACCGGTGGTGTAATCGTTGAGAAAAACTACCAGTCCAGATTGAGCGCGTTTGAGCCATCAACTTATTGGCAACGTCAGGGGATTCCAACACCGAGTTCTAATGAATTGCGCTTGAGCGTGTTTACCTATGAAACACAAAGTTGGCATGCGACGCTTGAGGCTCTATCTAAGGTTTCGCGTCCCGTTAGTTTAATTGTCCCAACGGGTCGTTCCTTAAACAGTTTGCTGCCTCTTTTTACAAAAGAAACTTCTTGTTATAAATACAAAAATATACGTTTGTACACCGTACCTTTCTCGACTCAAGAACACTATGACGAGCTTCTATGGAGCTGTGATATAAACTTTGTACGTGGTGAAGATTCATTTGTGCGCGCTCAACTTGCTGGTAAGCCTTTCGTATGGCACATCTACAAACAGGATGAAGATGCACATCTCGACAAATTAACTGCATTTTTGGACTTAGCTCAGGTTCCATCATGCGTAAAGTCATTTCATGTGGCGTTTAATCGAGATGATCTTCAGCTTGATACCGCATCTTGTCTGTTCGAACAAATCCCGAATTGGCTTCAATGGAGCCAAGATTGGCAAGAAAAAAGAATTAATTGTGAAGATTTAGTCACACAACTAGTGAAATTTTTAAATAGCAAAGTATAA